The Parafrankia irregularis region CGTCGCCGACCACTCGACCCGGGTGCACGGCGAGTTCGCGTCGATGTCGTTCAGCTCCAGCGCGGCACGCCCGCAGGCGGTGCTGGTCAAGACCGTCGCCCGCCAGATCCGCGAGATCAAGGCGGAGGGCTACCAGGTCCTGTGGGTCGCCGGGCGGGCCGTGGTGAGCACCGGGGCGTCCCGGGCGATGACCGCCCTGGTCGAGGCGGGCTTCGTCGATGTGCTCTTCGGCGGGAACGCGCTTGCCACCCTCGACCTCGAACGCGCGCTGTTCGGCAGCTCGTTCGGCCTCGGCAGCCCGCACAGCCGGCGGGTGCAGCGCGGCAACGAGCAGCACATCCGCACCGTGAACACGATCCGCCGTGCCGGGTCGATCCGGGCGGCGGTGGAGAGCGGGCTGGTCACCGAGGGAATCATGCACGCGATGGTGAAGGCCGGGAAGTCGTTCGTCCTGGTCGGCTCGGTCCGGGACGACGGCCCGCTGCCCGACGTGCACACCGACATCCTCGCCGGTCAGCGGGCGATGCGCGCCGCGCTGCGTGGCGTCGGCTTCACCGTGATGGTCGCGACCACCCTGCACTCGGTCGCGACCGGGAACATCCTGCCGGCGTCGGTGCCGGTGGCCTGCGTCGACATGAACCCGTCGACGGTGACCGGGCTGACGGACCGGACGTCGGCCCATGCCCTCGGCGTGGTCGCCGACGCGGGCCTGTTCCTCGAGCAGCTCGCCACCGAGCTCGTCCCCGACTACCACGCCTGACCCCCTTGGGCTGCCG contains the following coding sequences:
- a CDS encoding ornithine cyclodeaminase family domain → MRFHEQVEVHGHLMDTGVLARVLDDVLAYGGDYRVDKIDLGRTHDDESHAVITVGADSASTLARILMRVQVHGVNKLVSGEAVTRPAEADGVFPEDFYSTTNLETVVHLGGQWVPVEHPEMDCGLIVSGGRVRTVPVADVRAGDMIVCGADGVKVVLPVADHSTRVHGEFASMSFSSSAARPQAVLVKTVARQIREIKAEGYQVLWVAGRAVVSTGASRAMTALVEAGFVDVLFGGNALATLDLERALFGSSFGLGSPHSRRVQRGNEQHIRTVNTIRRAGSIRAAVESGLVTEGIMHAMVKAGKSFVLVGSVRDDGPLPDVHTDILAGQRAMRAALRGVGFTVMVATTLHSVATGNILPASVPVACVDMNPSTVTGLTDRTSAHALGVVADAGLFLEQLATELVPDYHA